From Argopecten irradians isolate NY chromosome 12, Ai_NY, whole genome shotgun sequence, one genomic window encodes:
- the LOC138304864 gene encoding serine/threonine-protein kinase WNK-like isoform X1, with protein sequence MSKNHSSIAINGDLSHKQIENADDTTVSGSVKPSYSIGRTRRLQTGMGQKITHKSDKGDSQSYSADPSPVLRTNNRNKIRDRRKCISEDITGKVEPSYEKSGKTSCFPGRFNTKDSGVNLKRDRSSSIKSDTSDVELAGKSSPTMDNKSRTSDTSNNSEDSVTKSFQIKKVEENDDMGKKERKISSYTGRKLKQPAKRRSFEVCTVKSSSPKPVIEGSTTDLDINDTDKPAIFPDISSQSTADSAISLGVLSSTSIKELESGEVQRDSLLDAGISEKIDKKVDGEVAKKEDEGDEKAEKAVATSPDGRFMKFDVEIGRGSFKTVYKGLDTETGVAVAWCELQDKKWNKTERQRFREEAEMLKELQHPNIVRFYDSWEEPNPRNRKVIVLVTELMTSGTLKTYIKRLKKIYPKVLKNWCKQILKGLYYLHMRTPPVIHRDLKCDNIFITGTTGSVKIGDLGLATLKNKSFAKSVIGTPEFMAPEMYEEHYDESVDVYAFGMCMLEMATSEYPYKECSNAAQIYRRVTSGVRPEAFSKVDGAEIKEIIDACIRSKIEDRYTVKDLLQHNFFLEDNGLKVEVVTREEEEIDLSSVQLRLRVVDPKKRKDRHKENEAIQFDFDIENDVPEEVAQEMVKSGFLQEEDVKIVSKQIRDRISVVRRDIGRKAAEAQSKSEQHGGSQLQLHSSQQQISHSTSTTDVSGDSQAPSQTQLQQQSQQPSVSQSQVIQSQSSVSQSLSQHQSFTQQTNSSEEALATASPDGDTKLPAHHPQPVQQQATKPLQEKAEGEPLQDGQSIQVPAHSALSPGPVEAMSPLKPITTQQISAAGSSSRIQMKAANLEQLNISAAQQHQQQAGPTKAVPSSSVVATPSSTITNSLSSGNLNEDHRESESEMSSKGEDRKRRTRPKRRKTLERAPRLTILSYEADDEEVECRLDLANRNTVTFKFALENDKPTEIAESLVQEDILPEVQSIMIIKLLQEVIKMVTEDPVKAVNVCLSYVSTPSSSPSSIRKARPLTDSDAAKKLFDADLEQTSDDGRSEVGVHVITERKQDQSTETEESRVVESKNRSFIVSRVPEKTVLDSKISEDDGGEWDNYVSPENTQKSLPSSSTTTVNHYPAEGDGSALSDSEKSLKGSSKVPVDISDLNEKLNQLTQKSAPGQGVGSLQLPEGMPFPPPTTGSGAAPTPVGDTHGSMVDLQNQGKPPQSDQQPKSLQTSQAQPQQQIPQSVSGPTVQSQPPQSIDAYQQQFQGQGQTSQGGSVSQAMLQQFMAQGQNLDSSVGNMPQQQQMFAQYPGMMMPPPPLYSDPYMLQMQFYNQQVLQQMVLRQMQQQQQQQQQQQGQVQQPNAQSMNQFGPQMFMPPVFMPGQMGFYPQMQTTPAQQAPGQQQPMPPQQVDGVAGAPLTDSKPPSPSQSRKRLDIIDGVDLPSPMPKKAEYSIKSLEEGLKKIHGRAKEKELLGANGQDGQKQGLDVGTDTSQSQIDQLSDDGSVSDVREDGDSVCKQTQAVKSRFSVSKVNEDSLNKQDMDVPDGATDTTKSESDDVEVKATLEKILKNVAIDDVKVRSNSVDTPKSHRKSRFLVTKVSEEKKSEETSSQSTTEVVVDSEAGGGGASSSQDPSDSSQLNMNDLVSNRKKCMSFLVGDGGMVSTFPPACSNVNRKYSRQHYLLRRRIKSTGSFDLSFNCPECGNVSDPSYGLHEHQEVKDAELPTVKLESNGPLSEDSSYHGIGPKLKSVDSGIQTSPALLNVLPRVSSKKSKEQDGGQKSNSATGEDIMEDVIEKEFLEDASVKEDSTDKNTPIQVDTTQKQVKDDSYQRMAKDPEYNTMMLRHREEMTELREMMTRLHKKHDDELKDFMKTKGYKIKFMIPAPPPPPPLPGMGRCSNGNMLSPLNFATLPNPLATQLVSSCSSVSSSEGMPSSSKFSMSPLKSKPKVAVDDPNSSKDSQNVQSDKQTEGSGVGDVTGKSQQLSSTQLLDTEYLVNRTDSLESGEISDQKLDSSDGIKSNVFSSEEGEESDTKLSSSTSVSRKTSTDMSSYPGGAGSLQPKQQNVSQLSAQQLQFLYQQQQQQYQQAPFFYSPSFQFQGGGQMLPTNVQTQVPSNFPQGSSVYLPSSSFMPMGFNQLQSNPYSQYPILPNMNYTTTQSTTTQAVPAQAKDSSS encoded by the exons ATGAGTAAAAACCATTCTTCTATTGCTATTAATGGAGATTTATCTCATAAACAGATTGAAAATGCAGATGATACGACAGTATCGGGGTCTGTCAAACCATCGTATTCCATAGGTCGAACAAGACGATTACAAACGGGAATGGGCCAGAAAATCACTCATAAGTCTGATAAAGGAGATTCACAGTCTTATTCTGCTGATCCTAGTCCTGTGTTAAGAACAAATAATCGTAATAAAATACGTGATCGCAGAAAGTGCATTTCAGAGGATATTACAGGGAAAGTGGAACCATCATATGAGAAAAGTGGGAAAACTTCATGTTTTCCAGGACGTTTCAACACAAAAGACAGTGGTGTCAATTTGAAAAGAGATCGATCATCGAGTATAAAATCTGATACATCAGATGTGGAACTTGCAGGAAAAAGTTCTCCTACTATGGATAATAAATCAAGAACTAGCGATACCAGCAATAACTCGGAGGATTCGGTaacaaaatcatttcaaataaagaaagttgaagaaaatgacgatatgggtaagaaagaaagaaaaatcaGTTCCTATACTGGAAGGAAACTGAAGCAGCCAGCAAAGAGAAGATCATTTGAAGTGTGTACTGTGAAAAGTAGTAGCCCCAAACCTGTTATAGAAGGTTCTACTACTGATTTAGATATCAATGACACCGACAAACCTGCAATATTTCCTGACATTTCTTCTCAAAGTACTGCAGATAGTGCTATTAGTCTCGGAGTGCTTAGTAGCACATCCATTAAAGAGTTAGAATCTGGTGAAGTACAGAGGGATTCTTTATTAGATGCAGGAATATCCGAAAAGATCGACAAGAAAGTTGATGGCGAGGTTGCAAAAAAGGAGGATGAGGGTGATGAGAAGGCTGAAAAAGCAGTAGCAACTTCTCCAGATGGACGTTTTATGAAATTTGATGTGGAAATTGGAAGAGGTTCTTTCAAGACTGTTTATAAAGGATTAGACACAGAAACAGGCGTAGCAGTTGCATGGTGTGAATTACAG GATAAGAAATGGAATAAAACAGAAAGACAAAGGTTTCGAGAAGAAGCAGAAATGTTGAAAGAACTGCAACACCCAAATATTGTGAGATTCTATGACTCATGGGAAGAACCAAATCCAAGGAACAGGAAAGTTATTGTGCTTGTGACTGAGCTCATGACTTCAGGCACACTGAAAAC gtacaTCAAAAGGCTGAAGAAGATTTACCCTAAGGTACTGAAGAACTGGTGTAAGCAGATATTGAAGGGCCTTTACTACCTACATATGAGAACACCACCGGTTATCCATCGTGATCTCAAATGTGACAACATCTTCATCACGGGTACAACAGGCTCTGTAAAGATTGGCGACTTGGGGTTGGCAACACTGAAGAACAAATCCTTTGCTAAAAGTGTGATAG GTACGCCAGAATTTATGGCTCCTGAAATGTATGAAGAACACTATGATGAGTCCGTGGATGTATACGCTTTTGGGATGTGCATGTTGGAGATGGCAACGTCCGAGTACCCCTACAAGGAATGCTCTAATGCAGCACAGATCTATCGGCGTGTTACTAGC GGAGTGCGACCTGAAGCCTTCTCTAAAGTGGATGGTGCTGAAATCAAGGAAATCATTGACGCTTGTATCAGATCCAAGATAGAAGACAG ataCACAGTGAAAGATTTGCTTCAACACAACTTCTTCCTGGAAGATAATGGACTGAAAGTTGAAGTGGTTACGAGAGAAGAGGAGGAAATTGACTTATCGTCTGTTCAGCTTAGATTGCGTGTTGTTGATCCAAAAAAGCGTAAAGACAGACATAAGGAGAACGAAGCCATTCAGTTTGactttgatattgaaaatgacGTGCCAGAAGAGGTTGCTCAAGAGATG GTGAAGTCTGGCTTTCTTCAGGAGGAAGATGTAAAAATTGTAAGCAAACAGATTCGCGATAGGATTAGTGTGGTCAGAAGGGACATAGGCCGCAAAGCTGCAGAGGCCCAAAGTAAAAGTGAGCAACACGGTGGATCACAGTTACAGCTTCATTCCTCCCAACAGCAGATCTCCCACAGTACCAGTACAACGGACGTGTCAGGTGATAGCCAGGCACCGTCACAAACACAACTACAGCAACAGTCACAGCAACCTAGTGTATCCCAGAGCCAGGTTATCCAGTCCCAGTCTTCTGTCTCTCAGTCTTTGTCTCAGCACCAGTCCTTCACTCAGCAGACCAATTCCAGTGAGGAGGCACTAG CCACGGCAAGTCCCGATGGAGACACAAAACTTCCGGCTCACCATCCCCAGCCTGTTCAACAGCAG GCAACCAAACCTTTGCAAGAAAAAGCTGAAGGGGAACCTCTCCAAGATGGGCAAAGTATACAG GTTCCAGCTCATTCAGCCTTATCCCCAGGTCCTGTAGAAGCAATGTCTCCACTGAAAcctataacaacacaacaaattaGTGCTGCAGGCTCTTCCAGTCGAATTCAAATGAAG GCTGCAAATCTGGAACAGTTGAACATATCTGCTGCCCAGCAACACCAGCAGCAGGCAGGACCAACCAAGGCAGTTCCTTCTAGCAGTGTGGTAGCAACTCCCTCCTCTACAATTACCAACAGTCTGTCCTCTGGAAATCTCAACGAGGATCACAGAGAGAG tGAAAGTGAGATGAGCAGTAAAGGCGAAGACCGAAAAAGACGAACTCGTCCTAAACGAAGGAAGACGTTGGAAAGGGCACCAAGACTTACAATTCTTAGTTACGAAGCAGATGACGAGGAAGTGGAATGCCGATTGGATTTGGCAAACAGAAACACTGTCACATTCAAATTCGCACTAGAAAATGACAAGCCGACAGAAATTGCTGAAAGCCTG GTACAAGAAGATATTTTACCAGAGGTACAATCTATCATGATCATCAAACTTCTACAAGAAGTGATAAAGATGGTGACGGAGGACCCAGTCAAGGCAGTCAATGTTTGTCTTAGCTATGTCAGCACCCCGTCGTCAAGTCCTAGCTCCATCAGAAAGGCGAGACCACTCACTGATTCAGACGCTGCTAAG AAACTGTTTGATGCTGATTTGGAGCAGACATCGGACGATGGTCGATCAGAGGTGGGAGTTCATGTGATAACAGAGAGAAAACAAGACCAGTCGACAGAGACTGAGGAGTCCCGTGTAGTGGAGAGTAAAAACAGGAGCTTCATCGTTAGCAGAGTTCCAGAAAAGACTGTGTTAGATTCCAAAATTTCTGAGGATGATGGAGGAGAGTGGGACAACTATGTGTCGCCAGAAAATACACAAAAGTCGTTGCCATCTTCCAGCACTACAACAGTTAACCATTATCCTGCAGAAGGGGACGGTTCAGCCCTGTCAGATTCAGAAAAGTCGTTAAAGGGATCGTCTAAGGTTCCTGTGGACATTAGTGATCTAAATGAAAAGCTTAACCAACTGACCCAGAAATCTGCTCCAGGTCAAGGTGTTGGTTCTCTCCAGTTACCAGAAGGGATGCCATTCCCGCCACCAACCACTGGTAGTGGCGCCGCTCCCACCCCTGTCGGTGACACACATGGGAGTATGGTGGATCTCCAAAATCAGGGGAAGCCACCACAGTCGGATCAACAACCAAAATCTCTTCAGACCTCGCAAGCACAGCCACAACAACAAATTCCACAGAGTGTGTCTGGGCCGACAGTGCAGTCACAGCCTCCGCAGTCAATAGATGCTTATCAGCAACAATTCCAAGGGCAGGGCCAGACCTCCCAAGGTGGGTCTGTCTCTCAAGCTATGCTACAACAGTTCATGGCACAAGGGCAGAATCTGGACTCCAGTGTGGGTAATATGCCACAACAGCAACAGATGTTTGCGCAGTACCCGGGCATGATGATGCCTCCCCCACCATTGTACTCGGATCCGTACATGCTACAGATGCAGTTCTATAATCAGCAGGTTCTGCAGCAAATGGTTCTGAGACAAATGCAGcaacagcagcaacaacaacaacaacagcaaggTCAAGTTCAGCAGCCAAACGCACAGTCAATGAATCAGTTTGGGCCCCAGATGTTTATGCCTCCGGTATTTATGCCAGGACAGATGGGATTTTATCCTCAGATGCAGACCACTCCGGCTCAACAAGCACCAGGTCAACAGCAGCCAATGCCTCCACAGCAGGTCGATGGTGTAGCTGGTGCGCCTCTGACTGATTCTAAGCCACCTTCTCCCTCACAAAGTAGGAAAAGACTTGATATTATCGATGGTGTAGATCTGCCCTCTCCGATGCCAAAAAAAGCGGAGTACAGCATTAAGAGCCTGGAGGAAGGATTAAAAAAGATACACGGCAGAGCAAAAGAGAAGGAATTACTTGGTGCTAATGGGCAAGATGGCCAGAAACAAGGACTAGATGTTGGAACTGATACTTCTCAGTCACAAATAGATCAATTGTCAGACGACGGTAGTGTGAGTGATGTTAGAGAAGATGGAGACTCGGTGTGTAAACAAACTCAGGCTGTAAAGTCGAGGTTTAGTGTCAGTAAAGTGAACGAGGACTCCCTAAATAAACAGGACATGGACGTTCCTGACGGTGCAACAGACACAACGAAATCGGAAAGTGATGATGTTGAGGTGAAAGCAACATTAGAAAAGATACTGAAAAATGTTGCTATTGACGATGTAAAAGTAAGATCTAATTCAGTAGACACTCCAAAaagtcacaggaaaagccgttTCCTTGTGACAAAAGTTTCAGAGGAAAAGAAGAGTGAAGAAACATCATCGCAGTCTACGACTGAGGTGGTGGTTGATAGTGAAGCTGGTGGTGGTGGGGCTTCTAGTAGTCAAGATCCCTCTGATTCTAGCCAacttaatatgaatgacctaGTAAGTAATCGGAAAAAATGCATGAGCTTTTTGGTTGGGGATGGTGGTATGGTGTCTACTTTTCCTCCTGCATGTAGTAATGTTAATAGAAAATATTCTAGACAGCATTATCTTTTACGGCGTCGAATCAAATCAACGGGCAGCTTCGATCTGTCCTTTAACTGTCCTGAGTGTGGTAATGTCAGCGATCCTTCTTATGGCCTCCACGAGCATCAGGAGGTGAAAGATGCCGAGTTGCCTACAGTGAAGTTGGAATCCAATGGTCCCCTATCAGAGGATAGTTCTTATCATGGGATAGGTCCCAAATTAAAGAGTGTAGATAGTGGTATTCAAACCTCACCAGCATTGCTCAATGTCTTGCCACGGGTATCGTCGAAAAAGTCCAAG gAGCAAGACGGGGGCCAGAAGTCCAATTCCGCAACTGGAGAGGACATAATGGAAGATGTGATTGAAAAAGAATTCTTGGAAGACGCAAGTGTTAAGGAAGACTCTACAGACAAGAACACTCCGATTCAGGTGGATACAACACAGAAACAAGTAAAAGATGATTCCTATCAACGCATGGCTAAGGATCCAGAATACAATACCATGATGTTAAG GCATCGGGAAGAAATGACTGAACTTCGTGAGATGATGACTCGACTTCATAAAAAACATGATGACGAACTGAAGGATTTCATGAAGACTAAAGGATATAAGATAAAATTCATGATTCCTGCTCCTCCACCTCCTCCTCCTCTACCAGGCATGGGCCGATGTAGCAACGGGAATATGTTAAGTCCCTTAAATTTTGCCACGCTTCCAAATCCTCTTGCAACTCAGCTTGTGTCGTCATGTTCTTCTGTTTCTTCATCGGAAGGTATGCCTTCGTCTTCAAAGTTTTCAATGAGTCCTCTGAAATCAAAACCAAAGGTGGCAGTGGACGATCCCAATTCTTCCAAGGATAGTCAAAATGTGCAATCTGATAAACAGACTGAGGGTAGTGGTGTAGGGGATGTCACTGGCAAGTCACAACAGTTATCCTCTACACAGTTACTAGATACAGAGTATCTCGTCAATAGGACAGATTCGCTGGAGAGTGGAGAAATTTCTGACCAAAAACTAGACAGTTCTGATGGCATTAAAAGCAATGTGTTTAGTTCAGAAGAAGGAGAAGAAAGTGACACTAAATTGAGTTCTAGTACGTCAGTGAGTAGGAAAACAAGTACGGACATGTCTTCGTATCCCGGGGGAGCTGGCAGTTTACAGCCAAAACAACAGAATGTTTCACAGCTCTCTGCACAGCAATTACAGTTTctgtaccaacaacaacaacagcagtACCAACAAGCACCATTCTTTTATAGCCCGAGCTTTCAGTTTCAAGGAGGAGGTCAGATGCTTCCTACTAATGTCCAAACTCAAGTGCCTAGCAATTTTCCTCAAGGGAGTTCAGTATACCTGCCCTCCTCAAGCTTTATGCCAATGGGATTTAATCAACTACAAAGCAATCCATACAGTCAGTATCCGATCTTACCCAACATGAATTACACCACCACACAAAGCACCACAACCCAGGCGGTGCCTGCGCAAGCCAAGGACTCCTCTAGCTAA